GCAAAAGATATCTATCATGAGCTTGTAGAATCACAAAGGGATCGAGATCTATCTGATGATCTGTCTTTTCAGAGATTTCGATATATCCAGTGAACTCATCACCCTTGCGTTCAATTCTGATATTCCCATTTTCCCTACTCAGAAAACCGATGAGTAAATCATCATTGAAAATACACTGATCGCCGAAACATTCTGCTTGGGGAAGAACGACCCTGAAGACCTCTATTGTACCAAAGCCTTTTATTTTAGCGCGAAAGACCTTACCGAGCTGAGTGTTCTCAGATGAAAAAACAAGTTCGTAGTTATCTTTTTTTTGGAAAACCATTCCATCTTTGAAACTCAAGCCATAAATCAACACAAAAAATCGCCTCTTCAATTAGAAGATACTCTTTGAAGTTATCAAAAGTTTTTAGAGCGTGTTTCAATCAAAGTTCAGAAAATCTCAAAACCCGCAGATAAGTTGAATTCTCCATTGTCAAGAAGCGTGCAGATTATATTATAACTACCTGGTTGAAGAGGTTCGTTAATTTCAACAACGGCAGCTGGATATGTAATGGCTTGTGTAACAGGCGTTGAAGGCGAAGGTGATTGTACGTGAGCCTTTATTTGTATTGTCTTGTCGACCAAGTCAACAGAGTCTACAACTACTTCATAACCGCCTGTGTTTTTCCTACCGGCAGATATCATGATTAATATTTTTTCCCCTGCTTTGAAAGTCTGCGTCAAGACCATTTGGCTGTTCAGTACATCTAATGAAACTGAATCACTTCCCCGCGTCGATTTAGTCTTGTAAGAAAAGCTACCAAAAGATATCTCATAACCACCAACAATAATTTTAGAAACTCCCTTAGGTAGAATTAGAAGGTGTTGAACCATGTAAGTATAAATTCCACTTTTCTTAGCTGGTAATTCTATCTCTCCATCAAAATCTTGAGCGATGACCCTGACTTTGAAAGATTTCGTTTCACTAATCTGAACCGGCGTAAACAACCAACCTTTGAGCAGTAAAACGATCTGTTCAGATTTTGAAAGTATCATATACTGGAAATTTGCGGATTTTGAACCTATTGACTGATAAAGCTCCTGTGGGAAAACAAACTCCACAGGTGTGTAGTAAATCATACCCGCCATATAGATCGCTCCAAGCAAAAGAATCGCACAAACAAGGGTTCGCATCTTAATCGCCTCACAGTTCAATCGTCTCACCGGGTTCCATTACATGACATTTGATTTGTAATTTCTCGATTTCATGCTTGAATTTCTCTGGATCTGCCTTTATGAGCTCCCAAGTGTTGAAGTGTATTGGCACAACCAATTTAGGTTGAATCATCTTGACAGCTTCAACGGCATCCCAGAGATCCATCACGAAGTTACCACCTATTGGGAGAAAGGCTGCGTCTATTTTTTCCTTTTGCAACAGCTCCATATCTTTTGTTAAACCCGTATCTCCTGCATGGTAGATCTTCTTGCCTTCGGCTTCAATCAAAAAACCACAAGGATTTCCCGCATAAACAGGTAATTCCTTCTCGATCAGGCTTGAGCCATGAAGTGCTGGTGTCAACTTCACACTCCCGAATTCAAAGACATACTTCCCACCGATGTGCATGGGGTGAGTAACAATGCCATGTCGTGCTATGTAACTACACAGTTCGAAGTTAGCTATCACAGTTGCTCCATCAGATTTTGCTATCTTTACGGTGTCTCCAAGATGATCTGCGTGACCGTGCGTGACCAGTATGTAATGTATCCTTGGCAGGTCTTGTAATTTCACGGGACAACATGGATTTTCACTTATGAATGGA
The DNA window shown above is from Thermotoga profunda AZM34c06 and carries:
- a CDS encoding protease complex subunit PrcB family protein; this encodes MRTLVCAILLLGAIYMAGMIYYTPVEFVFPQELYQSIGSKSANFQYMILSKSEQIVLLLKGWLFTPVQISETKSFKVRVIAQDFDGEIELPAKKSGIYTYMVQHLLILPKGVSKIIVGGYEISFGSFSYKTKSTRGSDSVSLDVLNSQMVLTQTFKAGEKILIMISAGRKNTGGYEVVVDSVDLVDKTIQIKAHVQSPSPSTPVTQAITYPAAVVEINEPLQPGSYNIICTLLDNGEFNLSAGFEIF
- a CDS encoding metal-dependent hydrolase yields the protein MKIRYLGHAAVLIQLKEKNLIIDPFISENPCCPVKLQDLPRIHYILVTHGHADHLGDTVKIAKSDGATVIANFELCSYIARHGIVTHPMHIGGKYVFEFGSVKLTPALHGSSLIEKELPVYAGNPCGFLIEAEGKKIYHAGDTGLTKDMELLQKEKIDAAFLPIGGNFVMDLWDAVEAVKMIQPKLVVPIHFNTWELIKADPEKFKHEIEKLQIKCHVMEPGETIEL